The Bacteroidota bacterium genome window below encodes:
- a CDS encoding DUF4340 domain-containing protein, whose translation MKKKPIIIVLVLLLAVVAVIVIIKGSKKSTIDSPESTFAIEDTASITKIFMANMRDQKVTLSRSDSGSWMVNNANKASIEAINYFLKTIHNVQMKDVVPKKARNTIISLLATSATKVEIYQRVYFIDLFNRIKLFPHEKLTKTYYVGMATQDNMGTYMLVDGSETPFITYLPGFNGYLSSRYSVIESDWLDHTVFNIKYNNVHAVSVDNYDSPDQSFKLVKNGPRAFSVYTLHGNKEVMKYDTTKVMDYFTGFENLRYEAILTDLTADSRAKLTSKPYMLISVEEMSGKTVKIKTFHKDPVLDPIMGEDTLQYDGDRLYALIHDDNDLALIQFFVFGQVFRTLDYFSGKAIPPNEAYKSIKSKSAH comes from the coding sequence ATGAAGAAAAAGCCCATCATTATTGTTCTGGTTTTACTGCTTGCCGTTGTTGCAGTTATTGTGATTATAAAAGGGTCTAAAAAAAGTACCATCGACAGTCCCGAAAGCACCTTCGCTATTGAGGATACCGCCTCGATTACTAAAATTTTCATGGCAAACATGAGAGACCAAAAAGTAACGCTGAGCAGGAGCGACAGCGGAAGCTGGATGGTAAATAATGCAAATAAAGCATCCATTGAGGCAATCAATTATTTTTTGAAAACAATTCATAACGTGCAAATGAAAGATGTTGTCCCCAAAAAAGCACGTAACACTATAATTTCGCTGCTGGCCACCTCGGCCACTAAAGTGGAAATATACCAGCGCGTATATTTTATCGACCTCTTTAACCGCATCAAATTATTTCCGCACGAAAAACTGACTAAAACATATTATGTTGGAATGGCTACTCAGGATAACATGGGCACCTATATGCTGGTTGATGGTTCGGAAACTCCCTTTATTACGTATCTACCGGGATTCAATGGCTACCTTTCATCACGTTACAGCGTTATAGAATCAGACTGGCTCGACCATACCGTTTTCAATATCAAATACAACAATGTACATGCTGTTAGTGTAGACAATTATGATAGTCCCGATCAGTCGTTTAAATTAGTGAAAAACGGACCACGCGCGTTCTCCGTTTATACCCTTCACGGGAATAAAGAAGTAATGAAGTACGATACCACCAAAGTTATGGACTATTTTACCGGCTTTGAGAACCTGAGATATGAAGCAATTCTGACGGATCTTACAGCTGATTCCAGAGCAAAGCTAACGTCCAAGCCGTATATGCTCATTTCTGTGGAAGAAATGTCTGGTAAAACTGTCAAAATCAAGACCTTTCACAAAGATCCGGTGCTGGATCCCATTATGGGCGAAGATACGCTCCAGTATGACGGCGACCGTCTGTATGCGCTTATACATGATGATAATGATTTGGCACTGATACAGTTCTTTGTATTTGGACAGGTATTTAGAACCCTCGATTATTTTAGCGGTAAAGCCATTCCGCCGAATGAAGCATATAAATCAATAAAAAGTAAATCCGCGCATTAA
- the dnaN gene encoding DNA polymerase III subunit beta, with translation MKFIVSSSVLLKNLQSISGVLSTSNTLPILENFLFNLGENSLNITASDLETTMTVNVPVVKADEPGMIAIQAKLLLDILKTFGDIPLTFTINEDTLSVEISAGEGKYKLNAFKGDEFPKIPTMEDGTSLEINSITLANAINKTIFATGNDELRPVMSGVFCQISDEDITFVATDAHKLVRYRRTDTKSTEAAAFILPKKPLNQLRSQLSSQDVAVKVEYNTVNAFFSFSNINLVCRLIDGKYPNYEAVIPTNNTKKLFVDRVLLLNTLKRIALFANQSTRQIRFKISGQELVLSAEDIDLANEAKERLTCTFEGEDIEIGFNSKFILEMMNNLDTEEICIEMSASNRAALLLPVNSENKEEDILMLVMPVMLNQ, from the coding sequence ATGAAATTTATTGTATCAAGCTCCGTGTTGCTGAAAAATCTGCAATCAATAAGTGGGGTACTCAGTACAAGCAATACCTTGCCAATTCTTGAGAATTTTCTTTTTAACCTCGGTGAGAACTCGCTGAATATTACAGCTTCCGATCTGGAAACGACCATGACCGTAAATGTACCGGTGGTTAAAGCTGACGAGCCGGGCATGATAGCAATACAAGCCAAATTGTTGCTTGATATTCTGAAAACGTTTGGTGATATTCCCCTCACATTCACAATTAATGAAGACACCCTTTCGGTAGAAATTTCTGCCGGCGAAGGTAAATATAAGCTGAACGCTTTTAAAGGCGATGAATTCCCGAAAATCCCCACCATGGAAGACGGAACATCACTTGAAATCAATTCCATTACGCTGGCAAACGCAATTAATAAAACCATTTTTGCCACCGGCAACGATGAGCTGCGCCCGGTAATGTCAGGCGTGTTCTGCCAGATATCTGATGAAGACATCACCTTTGTTGCAACAGATGCTCATAAACTGGTTCGCTACCGCAGAACAGATACAAAGTCAACGGAAGCTGCTGCATTCATACTGCCTAAAAAGCCGCTGAATCAGCTGCGCAGCCAGCTCTCATCGCAAGATGTAGCTGTTAAGGTTGAATACAATACTGTTAACGCATTTTTCTCGTTCAGCAATATCAATCTTGTGTGCCGCCTTATTGACGGTAAATATCCAAATTACGAAGCGGTTATTCCGACCAACAACACAAAGAAACTCTTTGTTGACAGGGTGCTTTTGCTTAACACACTGAAGCGTATTGCCTTGTTTGCAAACCAAAGCACGCGTCAGATTCGTTTCAAAATATCAGGTCAGGAATTGGTGCTGAGCGCCGAAGACATTGATCTGGCTAACGAAGCAAAAGAAAGACTGACCTGCACTTTTGAAGGTGAAGATATCGAGATTGGATTCAACTCAAAATTCATTCTGGAGATGATGAACAATCTTGACACCGAAGAAATCTGTATTGAAATGTCGGCATCAAACAGAGCAGCATTGCTGCTTCCTGTAAACAGCGAAAATAAAGAAGAAGACATACTGATGCTCGTAATGCCGGTTATGCTGAATCAGTAA
- a CDS encoding transglutaminase-like domain-containing protein codes for MDPTRELEALIRLIDEPDEEVFRKIREKILGYSSSAIPLLQKIWDNNFNPQIQSRIESLMAQLRRESLYQELSNWYTLGGMNLLLGYILVSRSEHPNLDEEKIRNFIDKIKQDIWLELNNNLTALEKVRIINKIIYDIYRFDGNRTHFHSPSNFLVDQLIETRKGSPISLSILYIVLAQSLGMPVYGVNLPEHFVLAWVDEQADGEFSNEDDEGVMFYINAFSKGAVFSKREVDQFLIQVKIAPQKAFYQPCSNIDIIVRLLRNLIFSYKKMGENEKAAELEKLQSIFIV; via the coding sequence GTGGATCCAACCCGTGAACTTGAAGCCCTCATCCGTCTGATAGACGAGCCGGATGAAGAGGTTTTTCGTAAGATACGGGAGAAGATTCTTGGTTATAGCAGCAGCGCTATTCCGCTCTTACAAAAGATTTGGGATAACAATTTCAACCCTCAAATTCAAAGCAGGATAGAGAGCCTGATGGCTCAATTACGCAGAGAGAGCCTGTATCAGGAATTATCAAACTGGTATACGCTGGGCGGAATGAATCTGTTACTCGGCTACATACTGGTAAGCCGCTCGGAGCATCCGAACCTTGACGAGGAAAAGATCAGAAATTTTATCGATAAAATAAAACAGGATATCTGGCTTGAGCTGAATAATAACCTCACTGCACTTGAAAAAGTGAGAATCATCAATAAAATTATTTATGACATTTACAGGTTTGACGGCAACCGCACTCATTTTCATTCGCCTTCAAATTTCCTTGTTGATCAATTAATAGAAACCCGCAAAGGCAGTCCTATTTCATTGTCTATACTTTATATAGTATTGGCGCAATCGCTTGGTATGCCTGTTTACGGTGTAAACCTCCCCGAACATTTTGTGCTCGCCTGGGTTGATGAACAAGCCGATGGCGAATTCTCAAACGAAGATGATGAGGGCGTAATGTTCTATATTAATGCTTTCAGCAAAGGAGCCGTTTTTTCAAAAAGAGAAGTCGATCAGTTTCTTATTCAGGTGAAAATAGCCCCACAAAAAGCATTTTATCAGCCTTGCTCAAACATTGATATTATTGTGCGTTTACTCCGTAATCTTATTTTTTCTTATAAGAAAATGGGCGAAAATGAGAAAGCCGCTGAACTTGAAAAGCTGCAGTCGATATTTATTGTTTGA